A region from the bacterium genome encodes:
- a CDS encoding SDR family NAD(P)-dependent oxidoreductase, whose translation MRRFEGKNVFVTGAGSGFGRRTALRFAEEGAHHVYLVDYNQERLDATAPSVEAHGAVPHKICLDMVDMDNCVDAVAQALAVDPKLDVMVSNAAAWQDAPFIEMSTEEWRRIMAVNLDAYFVLAREAARAMRNTGGGVILFTSSIVSLGHGRGFTGYCVSKTALVSLAKAIAVECAGYGIRANCVSPGPADTQQSVDLVGEELMDKWRREGFPVVPANRLADDIDIAEAFLYLASDAAKYVSGVNLIVDGGLTAQTYDVPDN comes from the coding sequence GTGAGGAGGTTCGAGGGCAAGAACGTATTCGTCACCGGCGCCGGCAGCGGTTTCGGGAGGCGCACAGCCCTACGGTTTGCCGAGGAAGGCGCCCACCACGTCTACCTGGTGGACTACAACCAGGAACGCCTGGACGCCACGGCCCCGTCCGTCGAGGCCCATGGAGCGGTGCCGCACAAGATCTGCCTGGACATGGTGGACATGGACAATTGCGTAGACGCCGTGGCACAGGCGCTGGCGGTCGACCCCAAGCTGGACGTGATGGTCTCGAACGCAGCCGCCTGGCAGGACGCGCCGTTCATCGAGATGTCGACCGAGGAGTGGCGGCGGATCATGGCGGTCAACCTCGACGCCTACTTCGTGCTGGCGCGGGAGGCGGCCAGGGCCATGCGTAATACCGGGGGCGGCGTCATCCTGTTTACCTCCTCGATCGTCTCGCTCGGCCATGGGCGTGGCTTCACCGGCTATTGCGTGTCGAAGACAGCGCTCGTCTCCCTGGCCAAGGCCATCGCGGTCGAGTGTGCCGGGTACGGCATCAGGGCGAACTGTGTTAGCCCGGGGCCGGCCGACACCCAGCAGTCCGTGGACCTGGTGGGGGAGGAGCTGATGGACAAGTGGCGGCGGGAGGGCTTCCCGGTGGTTCCGGCCAACCGCCTGGCCGATGACATAGACATCGCCGAGGCGTTCCTCTACCTGGCCTCCGACGCCGCCAAGTACGTCAGCGGGGTCAATCTGATCGTCGACGGCGGTCTCACTGCCCAGACCTACGACGTCCCGGACAACTGA
- the rsmI gene encoding 16S rRNA (cytidine(1402)-2'-O)-methyltransferase translates to MTGRLVLCATPIGNLGDASPRLAAALAEADVVLSEDTRRARVLLDHLGVETRPESYHAGNEADRSGRLAQLLEGGASVALISDAGTPAVADPGLSAVRIARQVGAEVSVIPGPSAVVAALAVSGLPSERFVFEGFLPRRGKERAAHLAALVAEVRTIVLFSATARVVHDLSALAAALGDDRRITVSRELTKAHEEVWSGTLGGAVEEWSRRRPLGEFTLVVRGSPGRVPPIEGAVAEVRARIEAGEPMSEAVRRVADGLAVSRRTLYEAVLRQQ, encoded by the coding sequence ATGACCGGCCGGTTGGTCCTGTGCGCCACGCCGATCGGCAATCTCGGCGACGCCTCGCCGAGGCTGGCTGCTGCACTGGCCGAGGCTGACGTCGTCCTGTCGGAGGACACCCGCCGGGCCCGGGTCCTGCTGGACCACCTGGGAGTCGAAACCCGCCCCGAGTCGTACCACGCCGGCAACGAGGCCGACCGGTCCGGCCGGCTGGCGCAACTCCTCGAGGGGGGCGCGTCGGTGGCGCTGATCTCGGACGCCGGGACCCCCGCCGTCGCCGATCCAGGCCTCTCCGCGGTTCGCATCGCCCGCCAGGTGGGGGCCGAGGTGTCGGTCATCCCGGGTCCGAGCGCGGTGGTGGCCGCGCTGGCCGTGTCCGGGCTCCCGTCCGAGCGGTTCGTGTTCGAAGGGTTCCTGCCTCGCAGGGGCAAGGAGCGCGCCGCGCACCTGGCTGCGCTGGTGGCCGAGGTCCGCACCATCGTGCTGTTCTCCGCCACGGCCCGGGTGGTGCATGACCTGTCCGCCCTGGCCGCAGCGCTGGGCGACGACCGTCGCATCACGGTATCCCGGGAACTGACCAAGGCACACGAAGAGGTGTGGTCGGGCACTCTCGGAGGGGCGGTGGAGGAGTGGAGCCGCAGGAGGCCGCTCGGAGAGTTCACGCTGGTGGTGCGGGGAAGCCCGGGCCGTGTCCCTCCCATCGAGGGTGCGGTGGCTGAAGTCAGGGCCCGGATCGAAGCGGGTGAGCCCATGTCAGAAGCGGTTCGCCGGGTAGCGGACGGGCTGGCAGTGTCCCGGCGGACCCTCTACGAGGCGGTGCTCCGCCAGCAGTGA
- a CDS encoding TatD family hydrolase, giving the protein MVEWVDTHCHLQMDTRDPAILLNRAGHVRHVVVPGVDVASSVAARDIARGAPGRAYYAAGLHPHEADRWNTERDGLLPLMEGAVAIGETGLDFYRNLSPPEAQLESFLEHHRIAVQLAKPLIVHCRDAFRQIYEVLEQHGAGPWVVLHCWTGGPKWSKRFLEMGVTFSFAGPVTYETGDTIRRGAAVIPPERVVVETDSPYLAPEPHRRGPNEPRYVNLTGEALARIWGMEATEVARLTTEHAIGVFDL; this is encoded by the coding sequence ATGGTCGAATGGGTTGACACGCACTGCCATCTCCAGATGGACACCCGTGACCCCGCCATCCTCCTTAACCGGGCCGGACATGTGAGGCACGTGGTGGTGCCCGGGGTGGACGTAGCGTCGAGCGTGGCGGCCCGTGACATCGCTCGAGGGGCACCCGGGCGGGCCTACTACGCCGCCGGGTTGCACCCGCACGAGGCCGATCGCTGGAACACCGAACGGGACGGGCTCCTGCCGCTCATGGAGGGAGCGGTAGCCATCGGCGAGACCGGCCTGGACTTCTACCGCAACCTGTCGCCGCCCGAGGCGCAGCTGGAGAGCTTTCTGGAGCATCACCGTATAGCGGTGCAGCTGGCCAAGCCGCTGATCGTTCATTGCCGGGACGCGTTTCGACAGATCTACGAGGTCCTCGAACAGCACGGGGCCGGTCCGTGGGTGGTGCTTCATTGCTGGACCGGCGGGCCGAAGTGGTCCAAGCGGTTCCTCGAGATGGGCGTCACCTTCTCGTTTGCCGGACCGGTCACCTACGAGACGGGCGATACGATCCGGCGGGGAGCCGCGGTCATCCCTCCTGAACGGGTAGTGGTGGAGACCGACTCGCCTTACCTGGCTCCGGAGCCCCACCGGCGAGGCCCCAACGAGCCCCGCTACGTCAACCTGACAGGTGAAGCCCTGGCACGGATATG